A single bacterium DNA region contains:
- the rpsL gene encoding 30S ribosomal protein S12, producing MPTVNQLVRFEREKMISRKKTPALGGCPQAKGVCTRVYTTTPKKPNSALRKVARVRLSKGGEVTSYIPGIGHNLQEHSIVLIRGGRVKDLPGVRYHIIRGTLDTIGVTDRRKARSKYGTKRPKTGK from the coding sequence TTAATCAATTAGTTAGATTTGAAAGGGAGAAAATGATAAGCAGGAAAAAAACTCCGGCTTTAGGAGGATGTCCGCAGGCTAAAGGGGTGTGCACACGCGTCTATACGACTACACCCAAAAAACCAAATTCTGCTTTAAGAAAAGTAGCCCGAGTCCGATTATCTAAAGGGGGCGAAGTAACATCTTATATCCCGGGTATTGGACATAATCTCCAGGAACATTCCATTGTTTTAATCCGTGGGGGTAGGGTAAAAGATTTACCCGGCGTTCGATACCATATTATTCGAGGCACTTTAGATACTATAGGCGTTACGGATAGAAGAAAAGCAAGGTCTAAATATGGAACTAAAAGACCGAAAACAGGAAAGTAG